One part of the Ziziphus jujuba cultivar Dongzao chromosome 2, ASM3175591v1 genome encodes these proteins:
- the LOC107419507 gene encoding uncharacterized protein At4g15970: MSVVGVEVEKKKIQKLVGIAVLFVGVTLACLVLSNSVPRYYVLSQVFAINNDAFAATNKDPLDIVLENASTKDKTVILTNLNDAWAEPHSIFDLFLESFRIGISTKSLVKHLIVICLDERAYSRCLALHPHCYHFQIEGFNFTREAVYMTPDYLEIVWRKIDFLATVLEKGYNFVFTDSDIMWLRNSFPRFYPDADIQVSCDTYFGNSTDVNNLSNTGFSFVKSNNRTIQFYKFWYESRKRFPNHHDQHVFDEIKYDPFITKNIGLQMRFHDTDIFGGFCHPSKDFKLVCTMHANCCIGAEHKVNDLRILLDDWRRYKSLEPRMQPNVSWNVPQNCR, encoded by the exons ATGTCGGTAGTAGGTGTGGAggttgagaagaaaaagattcaGAAGTTGGTGGGGATCGCAGTGCTATTTGTGGGGGTGACTCTAGCTTGCTTGGTGCTTTCTAATTCAGTGCCAAGATATTATGTGTTGAGCCAAGTCTTTGCCATAAACAATGATGCCTTTGCA GCTACCAACAAGGATCCATTAGACATAGTCCTAGAAAACGCATCAACAAAGGACAAAACAGTGATCCTAACAAACTTAAACGATGCATGGGCAGAGCCACATTCAATATTCGATTTGTTTCTTGAGAGTTTTCGAATAGGAATTAGCACAAAGAGTTTGGTGAAACATTTAATAGTAATCTGTTTGGATGAAAGGGCTTACAGTCGTTGCTTGGCTTTGCATCCTCATTGTTATCATTTTCAAATTGAAGGTTTCAACTTTACCCGTGAAGCTGTTTATATGACTCCAGACTATTTAGAAATTGTTTGGAGGAAGATCGATTTTTTGGCTACTGTTCTTGAGAAGGGATACAACTTTGTATTTACG GATAGTGATATAATGTGGCTGCGAAATTCTTTTCCACGGTTTTATCCTGATGCAGATATCCAAGTATCATGTGATACGTACTTTGGAAATTCTACAGATGTAAATAATCTATCAAACACAGGGTTTAGTTTTGTAAAATCCAATAACCGAACGATTCAATTTTACAAGTTTTGGTACGAATCTAGAAAGAGGTTTCCAAACCATCATGACCAACATGTATTTGATGAGATAAAATATGATCCGTTCATTACAAAGAATATTGGACTGCAAATGAGATTTCATGATACTGATATTTTTGGTGGGTTTTGTCATCCCAGTAAAGATTTCAAGTTGGTTTGTACGATGCATGCGAATTGTTGTATTGGTGCAGAGCACAAAGTTAACGATCTTCGAATTTTGCTTGATGACTGGAGAAGATATAAGTCATTAGAACCAAGAATGCAACCAAATGTTTCATGGAACGTTCCACAAAATTGCAGGTAG